ATTTCTGCACCGGCCCTTAATGCCTCACTGAAACTCTCAAATCTTACAGGCATTATCATAAATTCCTGAATATCAAGATTGTTGTCAGCATGGGCACCGCCATTTATTATGTTCATCATCGGCACAGGTAATACCTTTGCGTTCACACCTCCAAGATATTTGTATAAAGGAAGTCCCGACTCCACTGCACTGGCCCTCGCAACAGCCATGGACACGCCAAGTATTGCATTGGCACCGAGCCGTGATTTGTTTTCTGTTCCGTCAAGCTCTATTAATAATCTATCGATATCTGACTGCATGGATGACTCAAGCCCCCGAATCCTCGGTGCAATCTCTTCCATTACATTTCTTATTGCATTAAGAACTCCTTTACCAAGATATCTTTTACCGCCATCCCGCAATTCAAGGGCTTCATTCTGTCCTGTAGAAGCCCCTGAAGGAACCTTTGCAATTCCTATAGCTCCACTGTCAAGAACAACCTCTACCTCAACTGTGGGATTTCCCCTTGAGTCAAGTATTTCTCTTGCAAATACATCGACTATCTCACCCATCAGACTCCTCCTTTGAAAAATTCTCTTTGAATGAGTTTTATGCTATAAGCATTATAGCATAGTTTATTTATGGAATTAGCAGTGTTGCTGTAATGGCAAATTCTATTCCTTCTCTATTTCCCGAAGGACAAATTGTTCCATAATATTTCTTATCCGCTCCTCATCTATAGGTTCACCCCTGAGTTCTTCTCTCTGAGCTATCTGTCTCAGGATTGTTTCGAGGAATATTTTAAAGTGATTTAGGCGTTCAATGAATTTATGTAACAAGATATCTTCTTTCAATCCTCTCCTGAGATATCCTATAATTTCCTCTATAAAGCCTGAAAATTCTTCATAATCATCATATCTTAAAAGCCTGAATGTAAAACTCTGAAAATAGTGAATGTAATTTTTAAGACTCTCATGAAGACCCTCTCTCTTAGGATTATCAATCAAGAGGGAAACGATTCTGTGCATGACCATAATATCTTCTCTAAGTTTAAGTGAAAGCTGTTTCTTTGTAACAAAGGACGGAAAGATATCTTCTCCCATTATATAAGGATTAAAGAGCTGTAGGGTCTGGACAACTGATTGAGTTACAAAATTTTTTATTATTCCTGAGCTATTCTCTATCCTGCCTCTCTGTCTCTTCTGTCCACCTTTTTTTGTTATATCCTTAAGCTCCTGGAAAAAGACCCTTTTCGTCTCCATAGATATCTGATAGGATAATCCTGAAAGAAAATTGCTTATATCAGGCCTCTGGATTTTCAGAACTGTTATCTCCAAAAGTCTTTTTAATTCCTCGAGCTCGCTTCTTATAAGAAAAAGAATTGCTATGCTCCTGTTAAGAACAGCCTGGTCAGAGGTATCTGTCACAACATACCTCAGATCTCTCAGTATTCTGAAAAAACTGACCATGATCAGGGAAATATATTTTTTTATTGTCCTGTCCTCTATGGTCTTCAAGGTTTTTGAGATCAAAGGATTATCAATCCTGTCCTCTTCAGAAATAGCTTTTGTAAAAGGGTTGAAATATTTATTTTCCCTTATCTCCCTTGAGATGATATCTCCAATATCCTTATAACTTATATAGTGAATTGTCTGGTACTTCAGTAGATCAAATACCAAGGTTTTAATATTAACAAAGCTATCGTAAAGAAGAAGCAGCCCCTTCTCTGGTGAATCCTGTCTGTAAAGTTCATTTCTCAGGGTATCCCTTGCAGGAATGGTCATGAATCTCTGCTCTGCATATTTTCTGAACCAGTAAGAATTTTTTTCATTCTCTGGCATTAGAAGCTCTATAAGATTTATTATCCTAAGTATAACATCCCTTAAGACAAGAAATTCCTCATAAAAATTTCTTGATGGATAGTCCTGGTCTGAGAGCGAGAGATTTTCTATGATAAAAAGGCGATCAACTGCTCTCAGAAAAACTGAGAGCTCAGAGAGCGTCTGAGGTCTTTCCTCTTTTATATTTTGAAACCATCCCACAGTGTTTCAGAAGAGCTCAGTGAATCTTGTATTATGAATTTTGACTTATACGGAATCACATTAAAATGACCTGTTTCACATATAACGATTTTTAGGTGGTAGGTGAATTGCCATGCTGTAGACATCCTCGGCAGCCTCCATGAGGCCTTCTGAAAGCGTTGGATGGGCATGAATCATATTGGCTATATCCTTAACCTTCAGTCCAGCCTTTATGGCAAGGGCTGCCTCATGGATTATATCTGAGGCATGAGCACCAATAATGTGAACACCGAGCACCCTGTCTGTCTTGCCGTCTGCTACTATCTTAAAGATACCTGATATCTCACCCATTGCATGGGCCTTTCCGAGTGCCCTGTACGGAAATGTGCCAGTAACAACCGGAATACCTCGCTCTTTGGCCTGGTATTCCCTCAATCCTACAGAGGCTATCTCGGGCGATGTGTATATTGAGATGGGCACAACTGAATAATCAATGCTCTCATTACCACCGCAGGCATTGATTGCTGCTACAATCCCTTCCCTGGAGGCTACATGTGCAAGCAGCATGCCTCCGGTAACATCTCCCACAGCGTATATTCCCTTCTCAGATGTCTCCATCCTTTCATTAACCTTTATCTCACCCCTTGTACCCTTCTCTATGCCTGTTTTTTCCAGTCCTATATTTTCTGAGTTTAAGGCCCTCCCTATAGAAACAAGGAGCTTCTCTGCTCTGATCTCCTTTCCATCGGAAAGTTTTAATGAAACACCAGCCTCTGAGATGGAACATGATTCAACTTTTACCGATGTAAGAAGTTTAATCTTCTTTTTTTTCAGTTCCTTTTCCATTATATCTGATATTTCTTCATCTTCAGTTGAAAGGGCACGGTTCATGATTTCAACCATAGTAATATCTGTACCGAGCTCTCTGAATAGGCATGCAAACTGGCATCCTATAACACCAGCTCCAATGATTACCATGCTCTTCGGTATCTCTGTGAGTTTCCAGACATCATCACTGGAAAGTATATTGATGCCATCAACTGGAAGGCCCGGAATCTTCGCTGGTCTTGAACCAGTTGCGATTATGATTCTATCCCCTTCAAAAAGCTCCTCACTACCATCCTTTCCTTTTACCCTTACTTTCAGGCCACCGGCTAGTTCACCTCTTCCTTCTACGAGTTTTATATTTCTGTGTTTAAAGAGTGACCTTATTCCTTTGACCTGGGTACTTATAATCCTGTCTTTTCTTTCCATTATCTTTTTAAAATCAGGTCTTATCTCTCCATTTATAATGACCCCGTATTCATCTGCCTTTCTTATGATAGAAAGAGCCTCTGCAGAAGCAACAAGTGCCTTTGATGGAATACAGCCAAGATTAAGGCATGTGCCTCCAACCTCTCTTTCTTCAATAACAATCACCTCTGTTCCGAGCTGGGCTGCCTTGATTGCTGCCACATAACCACCTGGTCCAGCACCAAGAATAATCAGCCTCATTGTCTTTTAACCTCCCCTTTATCCTTCGCCTTATCAGGAAATAATTTAAAAATTCCCAGACTCTGAACTATATACCGAATTATAGCTATTAGGCTGAACTACCTTCCTCTTCTATAAATCTGGCATATTCAGAGGCATCCATGAGCTCATCAAGCTCTGAAGGATCCTCTATTTCTATCTTTGCAATCCAACCTTTTCCGTAGGGATCCTCATTTATAATCTCAGGAGATTCTGCAAGATCTTCATTAACCTCAATGACAACTCCTGTAACAGGAGCTATAACAGAGGAAGTGGCTTTAGTTGATTCAATCTCCGCCATCTCTGTATTTGCCTCTACCTCTGAGTCAATCTCCGGAAGGTCAATATATACAATATCACCTAGCTGGTCCTGGGCATAATCAGTAATGCCCACAATTGCCTTTTTACCGCTCAATTTCACCCATGTGTGCTCCTTATGATACTTGAGATCTTCTGGAATCTTCATCACTCTTCCTCCTCATCATGATTTTTATAAAGGGCAAGGCCCTTTTAAATTGAGGCAAAGATTGCAACTCTTTAATATGCGATGAGCAAAATTTTTATCCGATTTCAGTGATGGAAAAATTCATTAATCGGATCAACACTTACATTATAAATATGCATGCATTGAATTTCATATCATAGGTGATTGTACTTTGTCAATACTACTTTTTATTAATTATTGGAAGCTTCAGGTTTAAGAAATAGACCTGCCAAATTAGTTATTTTTAAATATATAACCGTAGCACCGTAACTCAAGTGAATTATATAAGACAGAAGAAGAAAAGATAATTTCAGGCTGATTTAAGAATATCTTCAAGCTCATCAAGTCTGAAAGGTTTTTTTAGAATACCTATTCCTTTATCCTTTAGAATGGAGGTCAGTTCATTATTTATGTAAGCAGAACACACTATTACCCTTGTCCCCTGTGTAATTTCACCCATCCTGCCCAGTAATTCTGTGCCATTTCCCCCAGGCATTCTGATATCTGTAAAAATAATATCAAATTTTTCTTTACTCAACTCTTCACAGGCATCCCTGATATTTCTCGCAATAACAACTTCATAGCCTCTTTTCCTGAGAGCCTTTTCAAGAAACCACAGTATTAATTCTTCGTCATCCACCACTAAGACTTTCTTCACATTTAAATTGAAAGCAATATTTATGCCAGCTTTATAAAAAACCGAATTTCTGCATTCTGTATCTTAACGCATCTCGTGAAAGATTAAGAAGTTTTGCTGCTTTTGTCTGATTATTTCCTGTCCTTTCCAGTGCCTGCCTTATTAGCTCCTTTTCTACCTCTTCTATATCTATACCTGACTCGGGGAGCCTGATGAAAAAGGAGTTTTTATTCTCCTTACTATATGCTGGATTAATTTCACAGGGAAGGTATTCAGGAAGTATTATGTCTCCTGATTCAAGTATCATTATTCGCTCAATCAGGTTCTTCAATTCCCTTACATTGCCCGGCCAGTGATAGTTCAGAAATTTTTCCTCAACTACAGGGTGGATACCCTTGACATTTTTCTTAAACTCCCGGTTATAGTGTTCAATGAAATACCTTGCAAGGACAAGCACATCCTTATCCCTTTCCCTCAAAGGTGGAAGCCTTACAGGAATAACATTAAGTCTGTAATAAAGATCCTCCCTGAAGGAACCTTCCTTTATAGCTTCTTCAAGGTTCTTATTTGTTGCAGCAATTATCCTCACATCTACAGTTATATCTCTGACACCACCTATCCTTTTAAAGGTCTTGTTCTCCAGTACCTTGAGGAGTTTTGTCTGAGTTCCGAGTTTCATATCACCTATTTCATCAAGATATACTGTCCCGCCATCTGCAAGTTCGAAAAGTCCCTTTTTGGTGGACTTCGCATCTGTGAATGCACCCTTTTCATAGCCGAAAAGTTCACTCTCTATAAGGCTTTCTGGAAGGGCTGTACAGTTTATCTCAAGAAAGGGTTTATCTGCCCTTTTTGATTGATAATGAATAACCTTTGCAAGAAGATCCTTGCCCGTTCCGCTCTCACCATGAAGCAGAATGGTTGTGGCATCAGAATAGGCAATCTTCTTTGCGATCTCTATAACCTTCTTTATCTCAGCTGATTCCCCTATAATACTTGAAAAATTGTATCGTTCTGAAAGTATATGTCTGTAAGTTGATACATCCTTTCTGAGAGAAACCGTCTCTGCAGCCTTTGCAATAAGTATATTTAACTTATCCATATTAAAAGGCTTTTCTATGAAATCGTAGGCACCGAGCTTCACTGTCTTAACAGCAGTGGGCACATCACTGTACGCTGTTATCATGAATACTATTGCATCCCTGTTGATCTCCATAATCTGTTCAAGAACATTAACTCCAGAAACATCAGGCAGATTTATATCCAGAAGAACAATGTCCGGCAACTCCTCCTTGAATATCTTCAAGCCCTCTGACCCTGTCTCAGCAGTAAAAACTGTATATCCATCCTTTGAAAGGCTCTGCTGAAGAGACCATCTCAAAAGCTTCTCATCATCCACTATGAGTATCTTTGTCTCGCTCATATGCGCTACACCTATGTAATTCTATAAGGAAGATAAACACTGAAAGTAGTACCCTTTCCTATTATGCTCTCAACCTCAATCCTTCCGCCGTGTTTTTCTATTATACCCCTGCTGATCGTAAGACCGAGGCTACTTGAACCTGATTGTCTTGTATAAAAAGGTTTAAAAAGGAGCTTAATCTCATCAGGTGGGATGCCAGGACCTGTATCGGAAAATAAGACAGCATGAAATCTTTCCTGAGTAATAAGCTCTATCTTCAGGGTTCCTCCTTCTGGCATATTCTGGATTGATGACTGAGCTATATTAAAAAAGGCCTGGTGTATATGGTCAGGGTCAACATAAAGCT
The sequence above is drawn from the Thermodesulfovibrionales bacterium genome and encodes:
- a CDS encoding enolase, giving the protein MGEIVDVFAREILDSRGNPTVEVEVVLDSGAIGIAKVPSGASTGQNEALELRDGGKRYLGKGVLNAIRNVMEEIAPRIRGLESSMQSDIDRLLIELDGTENKSRLGANAILGVSMAVARASAVESGLPLYKYLGGVNAKVLPVPMMNIINGGAHADNNLDIQEFMIMPVRFESFSEALRAGAEIFHTLKKILKKEGLNTAVGDEGGFAPDLKSNTEAISLIMRAIEDSGYKPGEDVFIALDVAASEFYEKGAYKFEGKTISTEELIAYYEHIIEKYPVLSVEDGLSELCLLYTS
- the lpdA gene encoding dihydrolipoyl dehydrogenase, with translation MRLIILGAGPGGYVAAIKAAQLGTEVIVIEEREVGGTCLNLGCIPSKALVASAEALSIIRKADEYGVIINGEIRPDFKKIMERKDRIISTQVKGIRSLFKHRNIKLVEGRGELAGGLKVRVKGKDGSEELFEGDRIIIATGSRPAKIPGLPVDGINILSSDDVWKLTEIPKSMVIIGAGVIGCQFACLFRELGTDITMVEIMNRALSTEDEEISDIMEKELKKKKIKLLTSVKVESCSISEAGVSLKLSDGKEIRAEKLLVSIGRALNSENIGLEKTGIEKGTRGEIKVNERMETSEKGIYAVGDVTGGMLLAHVASREGIVAAINACGGNESIDYSVVPISIYTSPEIASVGLREYQAKERGIPVVTGTFPYRALGKAHAMGEISGIFKIVADGKTDRVLGVHIIGAHASDIIHEAALAIKAGLKVKDIANMIHAHPTLSEGLMEAAEDVYSMAIHLPPKNRYM
- the gcvH gene encoding glycine cleavage system protein GcvH, translating into MKIPEDLKYHKEHTWVKLSGKKAIVGITDYAQDQLGDIVYIDLPEIDSEVEANTEMAEIESTKATSSVIAPVTGVVIEVNEDLAESPEIINEDPYGKGWIAKIEIEDPSELDELMDASEYARFIEEEGSSA
- a CDS encoding response regulator, whose amino-acid sequence is MAFNLNVKKVLVVDDEELILWFLEKALRKRGYEVVIARNIRDACEELSKEKFDIIFTDIRMPGGNGTELLGRMGEITQGTRVIVCSAYINNELTSILKDKGIGILKKPFRLDELEDILKSA
- a CDS encoding sigma-54 dependent transcriptional regulator: MSETKILIVDDEKLLRWSLQQSLSKDGYTVFTAETGSEGLKIFKEELPDIVLLDINLPDVSGVNVLEQIMEINRDAIVFMITAYSDVPTAVKTVKLGAYDFIEKPFNMDKLNILIAKAAETVSLRKDVSTYRHILSERYNFSSIIGESAEIKKVIEIAKKIAYSDATTILLHGESGTGKDLLAKVIHYQSKRADKPFLEINCTALPESLIESELFGYEKGAFTDAKSTKKGLFELADGGTVYLDEIGDMKLGTQTKLLKVLENKTFKRIGGVRDITVDVRIIAATNKNLEEAIKEGSFREDLYYRLNVIPVRLPPLRERDKDVLVLARYFIEHYNREFKKNVKGIHPVVEEKFLNYHWPGNVRELKNLIERIMILESGDIILPEYLPCEINPAYSKENKNSFFIRLPESGIDIEEVEKELIRQALERTGNNQTKAAKLLNLSRDALRYRMQKFGFL